In Deltaproteobacteria bacterium, the following proteins share a genomic window:
- the gvpN gene encoding gas vesicle protein GvpN — MSKRNLAAASSTTIRVQTESDNVRPSPSEGFISTPFVEDVTERALTYLSVGYAVHFSGPAGVGKTTLAMHVAAKLGRPVALIHGDDEFGSSDLVGRDSGYRKRKLVDNYIHSVLKTEEEMNTVWVDNRLTTACEKGYTLIYDEFTRSRPEANNVLLSVLAEKILNLPELRKTGEGYLGVHPKFCAIFTSNPEEYAGTHKTQDALMDRLITIKLEHYDRETEVGIAMAKSGISREDAETIVDIIRELRGVGVNNHRPTIRASIAIAKVLASRNAHARLEDPVFNWVCRDVLNLETAKVSRGGESIMPQKINEVMLEVCGRQITSSGKQDPHPVKGKR; from the coding sequence ATGAGCAAACGCAATCTTGCTGCCGCGTCGTCGACAACGATCAGGGTCCAGACGGAGAGCGACAACGTTCGGCCTTCGCCCAGCGAGGGCTTCATCTCGACCCCGTTCGTCGAGGATGTGACCGAGCGCGCGCTGACGTACCTCTCCGTGGGATACGCCGTTCACTTTTCCGGTCCCGCGGGGGTGGGCAAAACGACATTGGCCATGCACGTTGCCGCAAAACTGGGTCGACCGGTGGCGCTGATCCACGGGGACGACGAGTTCGGCAGCTCCGACCTGGTGGGGCGCGACAGTGGATATCGCAAGCGCAAGTTGGTGGACAACTATATCCATTCCGTTCTGAAAACCGAAGAGGAAATGAACACCGTCTGGGTGGACAACCGCCTCACCACAGCGTGCGAAAAGGGCTACACCCTCATTTATGATGAATTCACCCGCTCAAGACCGGAGGCCAACAACGTCCTCTTGAGCGTTCTGGCGGAGAAAATACTCAACTTGCCCGAGCTCCGCAAAACGGGAGAGGGGTATTTGGGTGTCCACCCCAAGTTCTGCGCCATCTTCACCTCCAATCCGGAGGAGTATGCGGGTACTCACAAGACCCAGGACGCGCTCATGGACCGGTTGATTACGATCAAACTGGAACACTACGACCGTGAGACGGAGGTCGGGATTGCCATGGCGAAGTCCGGAATTTCCAGGGAGGATGCGGAAACCATCGTGGACATCATCCGGGAGCTGCGAGGCGTCGGCGTCAACAACCACCGCCCCACAATCCGGGCCTCGATCGCCATTGCCAAGGTCCTCGCCAGCCGGAATGCGCACGCGCGGCTGGAAGATCCCGTTTTCAACTGGGTTTGCCGGGACGTGCTGAACCTGGAGACGGCGAAGGTCAGCCGCGGCGGGGAATCAATCATGCCGCAGAAGATCAATGAAGTAATGCTTGAGGTCTGCGGACGCCAGATCACGTCCTCGGGCAAACAGGATCCCCACCCAGTCAAGGGAAAGAGGTGA